Proteins co-encoded in one Salarias fasciatus chromosome 4, fSalaFa1.1, whole genome shotgun sequence genomic window:
- the cln3 gene encoding LOW QUALITY PROTEIN: battenin (The sequence of the model RefSeq protein was modified relative to this genomic sequence to represent the inferred CDS: substituted 1 base at 1 genomic stop codon) — protein sequence MEEADVEPPQPLDVPRGHGRSGRWRSWAAFWILGLCNNFGYVVMLSAAHDILKQQGSENTTQAVRKPQCVXVCVCTAPNSSSYDCNPVSTAAVLLADILPTLLIKLVAPFVVDAVPYGVRVLLCVLMAAVSFVLMSLSSAVWTSLLGVVFASVSAGLGELSFLSLTVFFSRDVVGAWGSGTGGAGVAGALSYSGLVQAGLSPRLTLQLMLVVPLGMLLSYFFLLASPPGFRQWTSRQPEYEAVSSADRQRLLDEEEEESVHAGQRSGGPLSLSEKVLVIRGLLKFVVPLGLVYFAEYFINQGLMELLFFQHFFLSHAEQYRWYQTLYQVGVLLSRSSLCCVKIRRLWLLALLQGLNAAFLFLAVLYRFLPSAWLMLGIVLYEGLLGGAAYVNTFYFISKETDGRHREFAMAAASVGDSLGIALAGLAAFPVHRYFCSL from the exons ATGGAAGAGGCGGACGTGGAGCCTCCACAGCCTCTGGATGTGCCCCGCGGACACG gTCGGAGCGgccgctggaggagctgggcaGCGTTCTG GATCTTAGGACTGTGCAATAACTTTGGTTATGTGGTGATGCTGAGTGCTGCTCACGACATCCTGAAACAGCAGGGCTCCGAGAACACCACCCAGGCTGTAAGGaagccacagtgtgtgtgagtgtgtgtgtgt ACAGCTCCGAACAGCAGCAGCTACGACTGCAACCCGGTGTCCACTGCG GCTGTGCTGTTGGCTGACATCCTCCCCACGCTGCTCATCAAGCTGGTCGCCCCCTTCGTGGTTGATGCAGTGCCTTATGG AGTGCGTGTGCTGCTGTGCGTCCTGATGGCGGCCGTCAGTTTCGTCCTCATGTCCTTGTCCTCGGCCGTGTGGACGAGTCTCCTGG gggTGGTCTTTGCCAGTGTGAGTGCAGGACTAGGAGAGCTGTCCTTCCTGTCTCTCACCGTCTTCTTCAGCAG GGACGTGGTGGGAGCGTGGGGCTCGGGGACGGGCGGAGCGGGTGTGGCCGGAGCGCTGTCGTACTCGGGCCTGGTCCAGGCGGGTCTGTCCCCCCGGCTCACCCTGCAGCTCATGCTGGTGGTCCCTCTGGGGATGCTGCTCAG CTACTTCTTCCTGCTGGCGTCTCCGCCGGGGTTCCGTCAGTGGACGAGCAGGCAGCCTGAGTACGAAGCCGTGTCCTCCGCGGACAGACAGAGGCTgctggacgaggaggaggaggagtctgtccACG CAGGACAGCGGAGCGGCGGACCGCTGAGCCTCTCAGAGAAAGTCCTGGTCATCAGA GGTCTGCTGAAGTTCGTCGTCCCCCTGGGCCTGGTCTACTTCGCTGAGTACTTCATCAACCAGGGTTTG ATGGAGCTGCTCTTCTTCCAGCACTTCTTCCTGTCCCACGCCGAGCAGTACCGCTG gTACCAGACATTGTACCAGGTGGGTGTGCTGCTGTCCCGCTCGTCCCTCTGCTGTGTGAAGATCCGGAGACTGTGGCTGCTGGCgctgctgcag GGGCTGAACGCAGCGTTCCTCTTCCTGGCCGTGCTGTACCGCTTCCTGCCCAGCGCCTGGCTGATGCTGGGCATCGTGCTGTacgaggggctgctgggaggagccGCCTACGTCAACACCTTCTACTTCATCAGCAAGGAG acTGACGGCAGGCACCGGGAGTTCGCCATGGCCGCCGCCAGCGTCGGGGACAGCCTGGGCATCGCCCTGGCCGGGCTGGCAGCCTTCCCCGTGCACCGCTACTTCTGCTCCCTGTGA